From one Mesomycoplasma ovipneumoniae genomic stretch:
- a CDS encoding ABC transporter permease: MTLKNDGEHRRDLLKIGINRKIIDYNFIYTIPPTKKKKNPLLKYFGFESLFFRFSKKIVKIFLEFVIVAWIVATLVFLLIDSIPGEPGFLDGLNDAQKTAEKQLYGLDLPQAQRYFNYLWNFINFDFGISYSLRPRVEISDFIWQRFFTSFSIGIVSVILTLLVGVPLGIAVGKNPGKFFDNLATVWIAIFSSIPSLVFAIFLLIFGQKAGIPYIFNIQDFSTFVLPAIALSIGSVISYVRYIRFELNNELNSMHAKFAYLKNLTRNRFVWTHALKASLFPIATFFPLVVLGSFVGSIFVEKIFLISGSGGIMIDAIQSKDNNIILFLVIIYSLLTIISYTLRDISYELLDPRIRRRAK; encoded by the coding sequence ATGACCCTAAAAAATGATGGTGAACATCGCAGAGATCTGTTAAAAATAGGTATAAACAGAAAAATTATTGATTATAACTTTATTTATACTATTCCGCCAACAAAGAAAAAGAAAAATCCACTATTAAAATATTTCGGTTTTGAATCGCTTTTTTTCCGTTTTTCGAAAAAAATTGTAAAAATTTTTCTCGAATTTGTAATAGTGGCTTGAATTGTTGCGACCTTAGTTTTTCTTCTGATTGACTCAATTCCAGGTGAGCCAGGGTTTCTTGATGGCCTAAATGATGCTCAAAAAACAGCAGAAAAACAACTTTATGGACTTGATTTGCCGCAAGCACAACGTTATTTTAACTACCTTTGGAATTTTATTAATTTTGATTTTGGAATTTCATATAGTCTTAGACCCCGTGTCGAAATTAGCGATTTTATTTGACAGAGATTTTTCACATCTTTTTCAATAGGTATCGTTTCAGTTATTTTAACACTTTTAGTTGGAGTTCCACTCGGAATTGCTGTTGGAAAAAATCCAGGTAAGTTTTTTGACAATTTAGCGACAGTCTGAATAGCGATTTTTTCCTCAATTCCTTCGCTAGTTTTTGCAATTTTTCTTCTAATTTTTGGTCAAAAAGCCGGAATTCCTTACATTTTTAATATACAGGATTTCTCCACTTTTGTCCTACCTGCCATCGCCCTTTCAATTGGATCTGTAATTAGTTATGTGCGATACATTCGATTTGAGCTTAATAATGAGTTAAATTCTATGCATGCCAAATTTGCATATTTAAAAAATTTAACAAGAAATCGCTTCGTTTGAACTCATGCACTTAAGGCTTCACTTTTCCCAATTGCAACATTTTTTCCTTTAGTTGTTCTAGGTTCTTTTGTTGGATCGATTTTTGTTGAGAAAATCTTTTTAATTTCAGGATCTGGAGGGATCATGATTGATGCAATTCAGTCAAAAGATAATAATATTATTCTCTTTTTAGTAATTATTTACTCACTTTTAACAATAATTTCTTATACATTACGTGATATTAGTTACGAATTGCTCGATCCTAGAATTAGAAGGAGGGCAAAATAA
- a CDS encoding ABC transporter ATP-binding protein → MSNNSKFYLEKNTYFFGKIVRQTWRQLTPGVKKMLESSGKKPIVSFENVDITYGSGNRKNKVIHDISFNIYEGEVLSFVGESGSGKSTTGSALAGLIPRSFGKITINNLELPKNTRKIRAKILDQLVSNVQMIFQDPLSSLNPYKNIYDVVTEGIVNLEQRKKGSIKLLFSQHYYQNTFEMLVKILKNQKVPLNLINQISDLFYKNTAQASVPELFRNLINHLKKISAIHPKITDFIEKKSQFLNNILEKPTKDVTYKYVTDMLASVGLDSSVLSRFPLEFSGGQQQRIGICRALLLRPKILVADEPISALDVSIQAQIINIFKDLKEKYNLTIFFISHDLRMVEYISDRIAVVYRGRILEIGPTKEITQKFLHPYTKSLIESIPTIESKGESLAGYIYDPKMHQYSESNQPEWIDLGNNHYILATFSEVKRWRLGDYNYEKN, encoded by the coding sequence ATGAGCAATAATTCTAAATTTTATCTTGAAAAAAACACTTATTTTTTTGGTAAGATCGTCCGTCAAACTTGGCGTCAGTTGACTCCTGGTGTTAAAAAAATGCTTGAATCTAGCGGCAAAAAACCAATTGTCAGCTTTGAAAATGTCGATATTACTTATGGAAGCGGAAATCGAAAAAACAAAGTTATTCACGACATAAGCTTCAATATTTATGAAGGTGAGGTTCTCTCATTTGTTGGCGAGTCTGGTTCAGGAAAGTCAACAACCGGGTCTGCACTTGCTGGCTTAATTCCGCGAAGTTTTGGGAAAATCACTATTAATAATTTAGAATTGCCAAAAAATACTCGTAAAATCCGGGCTAAAATTCTTGATCAGCTAGTTTCAAATGTGCAAATGATTTTCCAAGATCCACTTTCTTCACTAAATCCTTATAAAAATATTTATGATGTAGTCACCGAAGGAATAGTCAACCTTGAACAGCGCAAAAAAGGCTCAATCAAACTACTATTTTCACAACATTATTATCAAAATACCTTTGAAATGTTAGTGAAAATTCTTAAAAACCAAAAAGTTCCCCTAAATTTAATAAACCAAATTAGCGATTTATTTTACAAAAACACAGCCCAGGCTTCAGTTCCTGAATTATTTAGAAATTTAATCAATCACCTTAAAAAAATCAGTGCAATTCACCCAAAAATCACCGATTTTATTGAAAAAAAGTCACAGTTTTTAAACAATATTTTAGAAAAACCGACAAAAGATGTTACTTATAAATACGTTACTGACATGCTTGCATCAGTTGGACTTGACAGTTCAGTTTTGTCAAGATTTCCTTTAGAATTTTCAGGAGGACAACAGCAAAGAATCGGAATTTGTCGTGCTTTATTACTTAGACCAAAAATTCTTGTGGCCGATGAGCCAATTTCGGCGCTTGATGTTTCAATTCAAGCCCAAATTATCAACATTTTTAAAGATTTAAAGGAAAAATATAATTTAACAATATTTTTCATTTCGCATGATCTTCGAATGGTTGAATATATTTCAGACCGAATTGCCGTTGTTTATCGCGGTCGAATTTTAGAAATTGGCCCAACAAAAGAAATAACCCAAAAATTTTTACACCCTTATACAAAATCACTAATTGAATCAATCCCAACAATTGAATCAAAAGGCGAATCACTTGCAGGATATATTTATGATCCAAAAATGCACCAATATTCAGAATCTAACCAACCTGAGTGGATTGATTTAGGAAATAATCACTATATTTTAGCCACTTTTTCTGAAGTAAAACGTTGGAGATTAGGAGACTATAATTATGAAAAAAACTAG
- a CDS encoding ABC transporter ATP-binding protein gives MISYFLAKFSDCKNAENPTLCYKLAKNLEKFKKDLELLKQKNLDPKQYQEKFLELKEEFLAYEVNIKKHYKSKKSYKIQAILNRIQQYWHTSFNRSHFDFEAFSKNVLYKQIGNKKYKIVAQIKNLNLSFVNPANPSIRNIVIRNASIDFYEGKIHAIIGESGSGKSVITSCLYGLAGENAVVESGEIRLFNNPVHNFDFRAWELSNYRGKIISAVFQNPMSTLNPTKKIGAQIMEGMLLNKIVKNKKEAYEKALLYLKMTKIVNPEMVMKLYPHELSGGMIQRIVISAILSLEPKIIVMDEPTTALDTTVQALVLDIIRDLQKRLKITIIFITHDLGVVASLANYITIMYAGQVVEEGTRDEILLNPRHPYTWGLITSMPDINKGDRLASIRGVVPSSLNSIVGDAFAVRNDYALEQDFFVEPKFYKISPTHRIKSALLDPKAPKVMPPKIIYQKWLQFQKMRQNNEQ, from the coding sequence ATGATTTCTTATTTTTTGGCCAAATTTTCTGATTGCAAAAATGCTGAAAATCCAACTTTGTGTTATAAATTAGCAAAAAATTTAGAAAAGTTTAAAAAAGACTTAGAACTTTTAAAGCAAAAAAACTTGGATCCAAAGCAATATCAAGAAAAATTCCTTGAACTTAAAGAAGAATTTTTAGCTTATGAAGTTAACATAAAAAAACATTATAAATCAAAAAAATCCTATAAAATCCAAGCTATTTTAAACAGAATTCAACAATATTGGCACACAAGTTTTAACCGTTCTCACTTTGATTTTGAAGCTTTTTCAAAGAACGTTCTTTATAAACAAATTGGCAATAAAAAGTACAAAATTGTCGCCCAAATTAAAAATTTAAATTTATCCTTTGTAAATCCAGCCAATCCTTCAATCCGAAACATCGTAATTCGTAATGCTTCAATTGATTTTTATGAAGGTAAAATTCATGCAATAATCGGCGAGTCCGGCTCAGGAAAATCGGTAATTACTTCTTGTCTTTATGGACTTGCAGGCGAAAATGCTGTTGTTGAATCAGGAGAAATAAGATTATTTAACAATCCAGTTCATAATTTTGATTTTCGGGCTTGGGAACTTTCAAATTATCGGGGAAAAATAATTTCTGCTGTTTTCCAAAATCCGATGTCAACTTTGAATCCTACCAAAAAAATTGGCGCCCAAATAATGGAAGGAATGCTGTTAAATAAAATTGTCAAAAATAAAAAAGAAGCCTATGAAAAAGCACTTTTATATTTAAAAATGACAAAAATTGTAAATCCTGAAATGGTTATGAAATTATATCCTCATGAACTCTCAGGTGGTATGATTCAACGAATTGTCATTTCAGCAATTCTTTCACTTGAGCCAAAAATTATTGTTATGGACGAGCCCACTACCGCCCTTGATACAACAGTTCAGGCTTTAGTTCTTGATATTATCCGTGATTTGCAAAAAAGACTGAAAATTACAATTATTTTTATAACTCATGACTTAGGAGTAGTTGCTTCACTTGCAAATTACATCACAATTATGTACGCTGGTCAAGTTGTTGAAGAAGGAACAAGAGACGAAATTCTTTTAAATCCAAGACATCCTTATACTTGAGGACTAATTACTTCAATGCCGGACATAAATAAAGGTGATCGTCTAGCATCAATTCGTGGGGTAGTTCCATCTTCATTAAATTCAATTGTCGGTGATGCATTTGCGGTTAGAAATGATTATGCCTTAGAACAAGATTTTTTTGTTGAGCCAAAATTTTATAAAATAAGTCCAACTCACCGTATAAAATCAGCACTTCTTGATCCAAAAGCACCAAAGGTTATGCCGCCAAAAATTATTTACCAAAAATGACTCCAATTTCAAAAAATGAGGCAAAACAATGAGCAATAA
- a CDS encoding PDxFFG protein, whose amino-acid sequence MKKTSILVSYLLAGGGLTAAVGGIMGGIKLYANNNELGVYNLDVTSDTIDETKQGELVYANFFNAQGENVAAFVPVEDSKDGKYEIVLNPNIKSEKRVFTESEFADWFAINYNRQTPIFELKLGVMKFVNEYWDAISPSEFLQYAKWFTKNVSWGPDALTLEHFALKKGVTRSGNNLLLGQHSAVRKEEAKIEFYPDSFFGSFPIYSELAGRGNGADNLTYKIFEDAISKEALDEYFKKIPQQQVLANYDKSKIIAGIPATDLVKNEKIYLYDIVKILKDTFANDEGILAKLDKFNGPENFFVFENEGQTIEDVKKKFELAALMFAHENDIQLPKNYSLNFPQDFEKTYKIRDISNTISPAFKNDDNNVPRGVLSLDLEGLDSDSTSEDQTTPANGKKTTDFLLTQNVNPDISTLIAAELATKISQKVDEIVKNGFYDLYNINHPVGKTIGIYQKDSENRLFFPLGVGTESPSIEAQNEYLSEFDANLWSSYQIKSLKKLSNTELEVELTDSKDPESSTKTISFNLDPQDPNYAKNVEEFNSFKIAVDWKNRAIPKVIQEIETLKDGKTTTVYQLYGEIFDGLIDKVLRDKLTNGEDLVGTYVDFEIDPETGLKKYTTKHGEFVGYSHSSRIPYIALLKASSPFFKTTGINYLKYVGAHEYGHHQTLNYAQDNSDPDSNVVLNAISTNAGLGLQSFYNFDVLQLYLNARSSGLSLRKASPSLNPEDKGIYPNFSFDNGNNFESESQIFGSNENQNIDELISKKSRRFLQTIEGLKTAADIRKLKLYDLFLLNSIDPDSGTINPGTSGVSKFFRNRNSTSQENTENESDQETKKQKGFINSNDIQGIFANSLTDGAGNKIQFDEQGKIRVADFEPSPDRRTFTNLKVHLFYENGKSVIDPLTFNNPNSLPELQQKIKQIQDEFENKIVKNFRDNGWDSSPQSFTRFSPSSPLFEKSLNSILHNPVENQAFFGTIIGQNPKNLNVSVEIPDSIFDLSQFLTQIQFSLTTPQPVADLAKDLLDKQESFGFKFLDFFKLLKGTQPSSSGQISSVIAEFQKSFNFQDKIQPLLNQIISISGQKDLDLHTNLANISTFKDSLFRKIAQIASILETLYTVYFQTLVTSFSSKPQNDSAVRMLTGAFSNQLIGKLYENLDKIIKFTDKNGNSINPSHLLLSLDEFNILSPRNNPDIAQLTNGPIFSSLYYGKIISVNGNQYYQNPKYDFNVRIQTQAQTQLDNVLDQSEFDERKDLSERWTSPLGKLLKFSNVSAKNPFFGIAQDFKFNVTNSGTDGSKIDGSKIYLDAWDKTLFGFDYQNNYFAYQNDKNQTEFSSISDFLEFISIDPFALKISKKAEGEFVRDWNFDYVNSKFDLYKYGFDKLSEKFRLKENQTENSSLKWVKGEKFDSKFEKLLSIFDISQEELQQNLQNFANTLMEAFEQSTLNLLIKNVKIDNKNIDHLFLSSVGFMGFKNFARKTQTNLPATKFGKLTDINDKIKIAWLTFAGYDQTNSLVLDDESFVNSDLNDPEKSEVFRWLKDFLSQAKIEAKDLDLFKLQYLVGTKTFVDYSLSRDSRIQQFQRMNSDLELSWFRAKNSARFETKPDDFFSNYVYNFPESLTRDFVQIHYSPSDKTLDNIMPGFKNISESNTGNEYFVDAIYTRKWIKNFIPAFDIAQGYSQTLISPFTNFFLANNVTSKNSENLNSLYKNLTETFKKAQDQELYNQSFVISQEEQKEIAEIENQPKPEKFIDQTLANIENQEKIQKIKNKYKTEKDEIFAQISVELSRVLSAYKGELADSKKYSDGNIQPVVGNFRWRNGYINQNVSTNNGFFKDRFQRKVLNWELYDDNLEPVQDNTIRITNLKGEKVTNRPEAFWYYSLKTQGVGQRSLSGIWRDSKQDRVAFWGFLKNEDAAKAKYLTLEDEQTAQKFYIKLASNDTNNIFYLKKQADLSTKWTLKDEGYSSWISSWSIIGEFKNALLRPGAEGLKKFRIYFSDQNRHEIEGLFTLGKSKYLAENGKNFNLAPTYIEQKANQSFLVIRPQFK is encoded by the coding sequence ATGAAAAAAACTAGTATTTTAGTTAGTTATCTGCTTGCTGGCGGCGGCCTGACTGCAGCAGTTGGCGGAATTATGGGCGGAATTAAACTTTATGCAAACAATAACGAACTTGGAGTTTACAATCTTGATGTTACCTCAGACACCATTGATGAAACTAAGCAAGGTGAGTTAGTTTATGCTAATTTTTTTAACGCTCAAGGCGAAAATGTTGCTGCATTTGTACCTGTAGAAGACAGCAAAGACGGCAAATACGAAATTGTTTTAAATCCAAACATCAAATCAGAAAAACGAGTTTTTACTGAATCAGAGTTTGCAGACTGATTTGCCATAAATTATAACCGTCAAACCCCAATTTTTGAACTAAAATTAGGGGTTATGAAGTTTGTCAACGAATATTGGGATGCTATTTCTCCTTCAGAATTTCTTCAATATGCAAAATGATTTACTAAAAATGTTTCTTGAGGTCCAGATGCTCTAACTTTAGAACATTTTGCGCTAAAAAAGGGTGTAACTCGATCAGGTAATAATTTATTATTAGGTCAGCATTCAGCTGTTAGAAAAGAAGAAGCAAAAATAGAATTTTATCCAGATTCATTTTTTGGGTCATTTCCAATTTATTCAGAATTAGCCGGAAGAGGTAATGGAGCGGACAATTTAACTTACAAAATTTTTGAAGATGCAATTTCAAAAGAAGCTCTTGATGAATATTTTAAAAAAATTCCGCAGCAACAAGTTTTAGCAAATTATGATAAATCCAAAATTATTGCTGGAATTCCTGCTACTGATCTTGTTAAAAATGAAAAAATTTACCTTTATGACATAGTTAAAATTTTAAAAGATACATTTGCTAACGATGAAGGAATTCTTGCTAAATTAGACAAATTTAACGGTCCTGAGAATTTTTTTGTCTTTGAAAACGAAGGTCAAACAATTGAAGATGTTAAGAAAAAATTTGAATTAGCAGCTCTCATGTTTGCCCATGAAAATGACATCCAATTACCTAAAAATTATAGTTTAAATTTCCCTCAAGATTTTGAAAAAACCTATAAAATACGTGATATTTCTAACACAATTAGCCCCGCTTTTAAAAATGACGATAATAATGTTCCGCGTGGAGTTCTTTCTTTAGATCTTGAAGGTCTTGATTCTGATTCAACCTCTGAAGACCAAACAACTCCTGCTAACGGTAAAAAAACAACAGATTTTTTATTAACTCAAAATGTAAATCCTGATATTTCAACACTTATTGCCGCTGAATTAGCGACTAAAATTTCCCAAAAAGTCGACGAAATTGTAAAAAACGGGTTTTATGATCTTTATAATATAAATCATCCAGTTGGAAAAACGATCGGTATTTATCAAAAAGATTCTGAAAATAGGCTATTTTTTCCACTTGGTGTTGGCACTGAAAGTCCTTCAATTGAAGCTCAAAACGAATATTTATCTGAATTTGATGCTAATTTATGATCATCATATCAAATTAAGTCGCTCAAAAAACTATCAAATACTGAATTAGAAGTTGAATTAACAGATTCAAAAGATCCTGAAAGTTCAACAAAAACAATAAGTTTTAATCTTGACCCACAAGATCCAAATTATGCCAAAAATGTTGAAGAATTTAATAGTTTTAAAATTGCTGTTGACTGAAAAAATCGTGCAATTCCAAAGGTTATCCAAGAAATTGAAACTCTTAAAGACGGAAAAACCACAACAGTTTACCAACTTTATGGCGAAATTTTTGACGGGCTAATTGATAAAGTTTTAAGAGATAAATTAACAAACGGCGAAGATCTTGTTGGAACTTATGTTGATTTTGAGATCGATCCAGAAACCGGTTTGAAAAAATATACCACAAAACATGGCGAATTTGTCGGCTATTCACACTCATCAAGAATTCCTTATATTGCACTTTTAAAAGCTTCTTCGCCATTTTTTAAAACAACAGGAATAAACTATCTAAAATATGTTGGTGCTCATGAGTATGGACATCACCAAACTTTGAATTATGCACAAGATAATTCTGACCCTGATTCAAACGTAGTTTTGAACGCGATTTCGACAAACGCAGGACTAGGTTTACAGTCTTTTTATAATTTTGATGTTCTTCAGTTATATCTTAATGCAAGATCTTCAGGGCTAAGTTTGCGAAAAGCATCTCCTAGTTTAAATCCTGAAGATAAAGGAATTTACCCAAACTTTAGCTTTGATAATGGAAATAATTTTGAGAGTGAGTCACAAATTTTTGGTTCAAATGAAAATCAAAATATTGACGAGTTAATTTCCAAAAAATCTCGTAGATTTTTGCAAACTATTGAGGGTCTTAAAACTGCAGCAGACATTCGAAAACTAAAATTATATGATCTTTTTCTTCTAAATTCAATTGATCCAGATTCAGGAACAATAAATCCGGGAACTTCTGGAGTTTCCAAATTTTTCCGAAATAGAAATTCAACTTCGCAAGAAAATACTGAAAATGAATCAGATCAAGAGACTAAAAAACAAAAAGGATTTATAAATTCTAACGATATTCAAGGCATTTTTGCTAATTCATTAACCGATGGAGCCGGAAATAAAATCCAATTTGACGAACAAGGAAAAATTCGTGTTGCCGACTTTGAACCAAGCCCGGACCGAAGAACTTTTACCAATTTAAAAGTTCACTTATTTTATGAAAATGGGAAATCAGTAATTGATCCTTTAACATTTAATAATCCTAATAGTCTTCCTGAATTACAGCAAAAAATTAAGCAAATTCAGGACGAATTTGAGAATAAAATAGTCAAAAACTTTCGTGATAATGGATGAGACTCGAGCCCTCAGTCTTTTACCAGATTTTCGCCATCATCTCCATTGTTTGAAAAATCACTTAATTCAATTTTGCATAATCCTGTTGAAAATCAAGCATTTTTTGGAACAATTATTGGTCAAAACCCGAAAAATTTAAATGTTAGTGTTGAAATTCCTGATTCAATTTTTGATTTGTCACAATTTCTTACACAAATTCAATTTTCGCTTACCACACCTCAACCAGTTGCTGATTTAGCAAAAGATTTATTGGATAAACAAGAATCTTTCGGATTTAAGTTTCTTGATTTTTTTAAATTACTTAAAGGAACTCAACCAAGTTCTTCGGGTCAAATTTCATCAGTTATCGCAGAATTTCAAAAATCCTTTAATTTCCAAGATAAAATTCAACCACTTCTCAACCAAATTATTAGTATTTCTGGCCAAAAGGATTTGGATTTACACACAAATTTAGCTAATATTTCAACTTTTAAAGATTCGCTTTTCAGAAAAATAGCTCAAATAGCTTCAATTCTTGAAACTTTATATACTGTTTATTTTCAAACTTTAGTTACTTCTTTCTCATCTAAACCCCAAAACGATTCTGCGGTTAGAATGTTGACTGGAGCCTTTTCGAACCAACTTATAGGTAAACTATATGAAAATTTAGACAAAATTATAAAATTCACTGACAAAAATGGAAATAGCATTAATCCTAGTCACTTACTTTTATCATTAGATGAATTTAACATTTTATCACCAAGAAATAATCCAGATATTGCACAATTAACTAACGGTCCAATTTTTTCTAGTTTATATTATGGAAAAATAATTTCAGTAAATGGAAATCAATATTATCAAAACCCAAAATATGACTTCAATGTTAGAATTCAAACTCAAGCCCAAACTCAACTTGACAACGTTCTTGATCAGAGTGAATTTGATGAGAGAAAAGATTTATCAGAGCGCTGAACTTCACCTCTTGGAAAACTTTTAAAATTTTCAAATGTTAGTGCTAAAAATCCGTTTTTTGGAATTGCCCAAGATTTTAAATTTAATGTTACAAATTCTGGAACGGATGGTTCTAAAATTGATGGTTCTAAAATTTATCTTGATGCTTGAGACAAGACTCTTTTTGGTTTTGATTACCAAAATAATTATTTTGCATATCAAAACGATAAAAATCAAACAGAATTTTCATCAATTTCAGATTTTTTAGAGTTTATTTCAATTGATCCATTTGCACTTAAAATTTCAAAAAAAGCTGAAGGTGAATTTGTTAGAGATTGAAATTTTGACTATGTTAATTCTAAGTTTGACCTTTACAAATATGGTTTTGATAAATTGTCTGAAAAGTTCAGATTAAAAGAAAATCAAACAGAAAATTCTTCGCTTAAATGAGTTAAAGGCGAAAAATTTGACTCAAAATTTGAAAAATTATTGTCAATTTTTGATATTTCTCAAGAAGAATTGCAACAAAATTTACAAAATTTTGCAAATACGTTGATGGAAGCCTTTGAACAATCAACTCTAAACTTGTTGATCAAAAATGTAAAAATAGATAACAAAAATATTGACCACCTATTTTTATCATCTGTTGGATTTATGGGGTTTAAAAATTTTGCTCGAAAAACACAGACAAATTTACCGGCAACCAAATTTGGTAAACTTACAGACATTAATGATAAAATTAAAATTGCATGATTGACTTTTGCAGGGTATGACCAAACAAATTCATTAGTTTTAGATGATGAATCATTTGTTAATTCAGATTTAAATGATCCAGAAAAATCAGAAGTTTTTAGATGACTTAAGGACTTTTTAAGTCAAGCAAAAATAGAGGCAAAGGACTTGGATTTGTTCAAATTGCAATACTTAGTAGGGACAAAAACCTTCGTTGACTATTCACTTAGCAGAGATAGTCGAATTCAGCAATTCCAACGAATGAACTCAGACCTTGAACTTTCATGGTTCCGTGCAAAAAATTCAGCAAGATTTGAAACAAAACCAGATGATTTTTTCAGCAATTATGTCTATAATTTCCCTGAATCTTTAACAAGAGATTTTGTCCAAATTCATTATTCTCCAAGTGATAAAACGCTTGATAATATTATGCCTGGTTTTAAAAATATTTCCGAATCTAACACCGGTAATGAGTATTTTGTTGATGCAATTTATACAAGAAAATGGATTAAAAATTTCATTCCAGCTTTTGATATTGCCCAAGGATATTCACAAACTTTAATTAGTCCTTTTACTAATTTTTTCCTAGCTAATAATGTAACTTCAAAAAATTCAGAAAATTTAAATTCTTTATACAAAAATTTAACAGAAACTTTCAAAAAAGCTCAGGATCAGGAACTTTATAATCAATCTTTTGTAATTAGCCAAGAAGAACAGAAGGAAATTGCTGAAATAGAAAATCAACCTAAACCTGAAAAATTCATTGATCAAACTTTAGCTAATATTGAAAACCAGGAAAAAATTCAGAAAATTAAAAACAAATATAAAACCGAAAAAGATGAAATTTTTGCCCAAATTTCAGTTGAATTATCTCGTGTGCTTTCAGCTTACAAAGGCGAGCTTGCTGATTCAAAAAAATATAGTGATGGAAATATTCAACCTGTTGTTGGTAATTTCCGTTGAAGAAATGGTTATATTAATCAAAATGTCTCTACAAATAACGGGTTTTTTAAAGATCGGTTCCAAAGAAAAGTTTTAAATTGAGAATTGTATGATGACAATCTTGAACCTGTTCAGGATAATACAATAAGAATAACTAACCTAAAAGGTGAAAAAGTCACAAACAGACCTGAGGCTTTTTGATATTACTCTCTTAAAACTCAAGGCGTTGGCCAAAGATCTCTTTCAGGAATTTGACGTGATTCAAAACAAGACAGGGTTGCTTTTTGAGGCTTTTTAAAAAACGAAGATGCTGCTAAAGCTAAATATTTAACTCTTGAGGATGAACAAACAGCCCAAAAATTCTACATTAAATTAGCAAGTAATGACACAAACAACATTTTTTACTTAAAAAAACAGGCTGACTTATCAACAAAATGGACGCTAAAAGATGAAGGATATAGTTCTTGAATTTCATCTTGGTCAATTATTGGTGAGTTTAAAAATGCGCTTCTAAGACCAGGAGCTGAGGGTCTAAAAAAATTCAGAATTTACTTTTCAGACCAAAACAGGCATGAAATTGAAGGATTATTTACATTAGGTAAATCAAAATATCTTGCTGAAAATGGTAAAAATTTCAACTTAGCCCCAACATACATTGAACAAAAAGCAAATCAATCATTCCTTGTAATTCGACCTCAATTTAAATAG
- a CDS encoding ABC transporter permease, with product MNQFPSIEKYIDQNLKPNPFLQPFSYQMWKLMVAQSKSFDRNYFGKPRNNFYEVFLRFSRSFSGVFGIVTIIFMLILAIIIPFTTGSPTQLRPDMKNLNYFTQGFILGTDSQGRDVWAFLWHGLQFSLILSFIVALFDVALGTLFGTLMGNFDLFDKIFTFIIKIVSNIPTILVIILMTLVLRPSFWVLVLSFSLTGWIGLANQVRAQIKRARNFTWVIASRVLGTPSYKILLNFVPVIIPLLITNIVFVIPGTILGETGLAFIGLSLPNVPTLGNAINSGIPIVTLYPRYVLIPSFFLILLTSSIQMIGNSVQDALRRQR from the coding sequence ATGAATCAATTTCCGTCAATTGAAAAATATATTGACCAAAACTTAAAACCTAATCCATTTTTGCAACCCTTTTCATACCAAATGTGAAAATTAATGGTTGCTCAGTCAAAAAGTTTTGATCGTAATTATTTTGGTAAGCCTCGAAATAATTTTTACGAAGTTTTCCTTAGATTTTCCCGTTCCTTTTCAGGTGTTTTTGGAATTGTTACTATTATTTTCATGTTAATTTTAGCAATTATTATCCCTTTTACAACTGGATCGCCAACTCAACTTCGACCTGATATGAAAAACTTAAACTATTTTACACAAGGATTTATTTTAGGTACTGATTCTCAAGGTCGCGATGTTTGGGCATTTTTATGACACGGATTGCAATTTTCACTGATTTTAAGTTTTATTGTTGCACTTTTTGATGTTGCGCTTGGAACTCTTTTTGGAACACTAATGGGTAATTTTGACCTTTTTGACAAAATTTTTACCTTTATTATTAAAATAGTTTCAAATATACCAACAATTTTAGTAATTATTTTGATGACATTAGTTTTGCGCCCGAGCTTTTGAGTTTTAGTTTTATCATTTTCACTTACCGGCTGAATCGGACTTGCAAATCAAGTTCGCGCTCAAATAAAAAGAGCTAGAAACTTTACATGAGTAATTGCCTCACGTGTTTTAGGGACTCCTTCTTATAAAATTCTCCTTAATTTTGTGCCAGTAATTATTCCACTTTTAATTACAAATATTGTTTTTGTAATTCCAGGTACTATTCTTGGCGAAACTGGTCTTGCTTTTATCGGTCTTTCACTACCAAACGTTCCAACTTTAGGAAATGCAATTAATTCCGGAATTCCAATTGTAACCTTATATCCTCGTTATGTTTTAATTCCTTCATTCTTTTTAATTTTATTAACTTCGTCAATTCAAATGATCGGAAATTCAGTTCAAGATGCTCTAAGGAGGCAAAGATAA